In Vidua chalybeata isolate OUT-0048 chromosome 5, bVidCha1 merged haplotype, whole genome shotgun sequence, one genomic interval encodes:
- the IKBIP gene encoding inhibitor of nuclear factor kappa-B kinase-interacting protein isoform X2 yields the protein MSEAKPRKKGISSSKTSKGSQKADKHSNYGKLASPRTSNNHSSFWMDSRTSLSVVSLAVCLVVSWFLFQQSGQFADLERKYNFLHQEAEKKLDVGNKVNLISEKCEKTWNLMKQLEDLQIISHIKYLQEDIYTMKAWSSSIIKKQEELEKNLTSLFHAVSSTEQNAASVAKNVTLTIVTVKTDIRRVSGLVSDMAALTDSLQTLEDKVEKGEKATVKNIGDLLTSSIDRSTKIQSLASSNARKIEQIKTALSELRNNFNKHSDRLLNLEGDRAKVLKTVAFANDLKPKMYKVKKEFAILEPLINDLTLRIGRLVEEVLQREKEIALLNEKLANLTRVQTEIKDVKDEITKISDIN from the exons atgtcTGAAGCTAAGCCaaggaaaaaaggtatttcttcATCTAAGACCAGTAAAGGTTCACAGAAGGCTGATAAGCACAGTAATTATGGGAAGCTGGCAAGTCCCAGGACCAGCAATAATCACAGTTCCTTTTGGATGGATTCAAGGACGAGTTTGAGTGTTGTTTCCCTTGCTGTTTGCCTGGTGGTGAGCTG GTTTCTATTTCAGCAGTCAGGTCAATTTGCTGATCTAGAAAGAAAGTACAATTTTTTACAtcaagaagctgaaaaaaaactgGATGTGGGAAATAAAGTAAACTTGATTTCTGAAAAG TGTGAAAAGACTTGGAACTTAATGAAACAGCTGGAAGatcttcaaataatttctcaCATTAAATATCTGCAGGAAGATATTTATACAATGAAAGCATGGTCTAGCagcataattaaaaaacaagaagaaCTGGAGAAGAATTTAACAAGCCTTTTTCACGCAGTTTCAAGCACTGAACAGAACGCAGCTTCTGTAGCAAAAAACGTAACATTGACAATTGTGACAGTAAAAACTGACATAAGGCGCGTTTCAGGCCTGGTCTCAGACATGGCTGCACTGACAGATTCTTTGCAAACACTAGAAGATAAAGTAGAAAAAGGTGAAAAGGCAACAGTAAAAAATATAGGTGACCTCCTTACCAGTAGCATCGACCGAAGTACGAAAATACAAAGCTTGGCATCCAGTAATGCAAGAAAAATAGAGCAAATTAAGACAGCACTGTCTGAGTTAAGGAACAATTTTAACAAGCATTCTGATAGACTTTTGAATCTTGAAGGTGACAGAGCAAAAGTTCTGAAGACAGTTGCATTTGCAAATGATTTAAAACCTAAGATGTACAAAGTTAAAAAGGAGTTTGCCATCTTGGAGCCCTTAATAAATGACCTAACACTGAGAATAGGAAGATTAGTAGAGGAGGTGTTACAACGGGAGAAGGAAATTGCTTTACTGAATGAGAAATTGGCCAATCTAACAAGAGTTCAAACAGAGATCAAGGATGTGAAAGATGAAATAACCAAGATTTCAGACATTAATTGA
- the IKBIP gene encoding inhibitor of nuclear factor kappa-B kinase-interacting protein isoform X1: MSEAKPRKKGISSSKTSKGSQKADKHSNYGKLASPRTSNNHSSFWMDSRTSLSVVSLAVCLVVSWFLFQQSGQFADLERKYNFLHQEAEKKLDVGNKVNLISEKLESSESIVREAASSISVMTEFGQEISSLHNTINDIQNNEQILSLKMQSINEKFQNVKNSWRRSLDEMNTNASGLKSEAKFIHTEVTSKINEVDQRIKSLAERVRDLEDSTARNIRTLKKQEDDEFSRVEQKLNLDAKSVEKLEEEQNSLVAKDTDLNQKLANYEPKIEECKSHLPTIENAIHSILRLSSDLLGMEKKIEDLKTQLYAVENDMLKTVSDTVVMQKTLEGLQSNGSLVKVQHELAVLETGPDIAVSSKAEEVTLESFNLENGQNGDK; the protein is encoded by the exons atgtcTGAAGCTAAGCCaaggaaaaaaggtatttcttcATCTAAGACCAGTAAAGGTTCACAGAAGGCTGATAAGCACAGTAATTATGGGAAGCTGGCAAGTCCCAGGACCAGCAATAATCACAGTTCCTTTTGGATGGATTCAAGGACGAGTTTGAGTGTTGTTTCCCTTGCTGTTTGCCTGGTGGTGAGCTG GTTTCTATTTCAGCAGTCAGGTCAATTTGCTGATCTAGAAAGAAAGTACAATTTTTTACAtcaagaagctgaaaaaaaactgGATGTGGGAAATAAAGTAAACTTGATTTCTGAAAAG CTTGAGTCTTCTGAAAGTATCGTGCGAGAAGCTGCCTCATCCATCTCTGTGATGACTGAGTTTGGGCAGGAAATATCTTCTCTTCATAACACCATAAATGATATTCAGAACAATGAACAGATTCTATCTTTAAAGATGCAGAGCATTAATGAGAAGTtccaaaatgttaaaaattccTGGAGAAGAAGTCTGGATGAAATGAACACAAATGCTAGTGGTTTAAAATCTGAAGCAAAGTTCATACATACAGAAGTTACTTCCAAAATTAATGAAGTTGACCAAAGAATTAAATCCCTTGCAGAAAGAGTGAGAGATTTGGAAGACAGTACAGCCAGAAATATCAGAACACTAAAAAAGCAAGAAGATGATGAATTCTCTAGAGTTGAACAAAAGCTGAACTTGGATGCAAAGTCAGTTGAAAAGCTAGAAGAGGAACAGAATAGTCTGGTAGCCAAGGACACAGACCTGAATCAGAAACTTGCAAACTATGAACCTAAAATTGAGGAGTGCAAGAGCCATTTGCCAACAATTGAAAATGCTATTCACTCTATTCTTAGGTTGTCAAGTGACTTGCTTGGTATGGAGAAAAAGATAGAGGACTTGAAGACTCAGCTGTACGCTGTGGAAAATGACATGTTGAAAACTGTTTCTGATACAGTGGTGATGCAGAAGACTCTTGAAGGCCTCCAGTCCAATGGCAGCTTGGTCAAAGTGCAGCATGAGCTAGCTGTTCTAGAAACGGGGCCTGACATAGCAGTAtcttcaaaagcagaagaagTAACTTTAGAAAGCTTTAACTTAGAAAATGGCCAGAATGGGGATAAGTGA